The following proteins come from a genomic window of Candidatus Thermoplasmatota archaeon:
- a CDS encoding PRC-barrel domain-containing protein: MEEITRFVNLHVYTANGTFVGDVKNVILDVSNRKLDALLLGKTNPALVQGGVDIAVPYRWVRAFDDILLLSYFPAHVDLPPEATGEVRRGDAEAEDEEETLVAVR; encoded by the coding sequence TTGGAAGAGATCACTCGCTTTGTCAATCTCCACGTCTACACGGCGAACGGCACCTTCGTCGGTGACGTGAAGAACGTCATCCTCGACGTGAGCAACCGCAAGCTCGACGCCCTCCTGCTCGGCAAGACGAACCCCGCGCTCGTCCAGGGCGGCGTGGACATCGCCGTGCCGTACCGCTGGGTGCGCGCCTTCGACGACATCCTGCTCCTCAGCTACTTCCCCGCCCACGTCGACCTGCCCCCGGAGGCGACGGGCGAGGTCCGCCGCGGCGACGCGGAGGCCGAGGACGAGGAAGAGACCCTCGTCGCGGTCCGCTGA
- a CDS encoding site-2 protease family protein — protein sequence MPSGGAFGGITLVRVAGIPVRVHWTLLVVLPLFAWFIAAGTFPAPGDGAVDARGLALGGTLAVLLFVSVTLHEFGHALVARRLGVPVSGITLLPIGGVTSMEEDPKTPGRELAIAAAGPLVSFALGFPILAVALAGLVPEVTPGATRLVQSLGFLNVVLGAFNLFVPAFPMDGGRVLRALLAFRLPALAATKWAARVGRVFAFAMAGVGFVTFTQGGWTLLLIAFLVYAGATQEESSMRAKSTLGDLEVDRIMTREVALARPDDPVHRALDVMFETRHVVLPVADDGRPVGVVGLHDLAKVTPLERDALLVRDVMRADFASLPLHAPAADALRLISREGKEPVLVLAEDGHLAGLVSRTDLVRAIDILEVDRTAGLGPSVS from the coding sequence ATGCCCTCCGGGGGCGCCTTCGGCGGCATCACCCTCGTCCGCGTGGCCGGCATCCCGGTGCGCGTCCACTGGACCCTTCTCGTCGTCCTGCCGCTCTTCGCCTGGTTCATCGCCGCCGGCACCTTCCCCGCGCCCGGCGACGGCGCCGTCGACGCGCGCGGCCTCGCGCTCGGCGGGACGCTCGCCGTCCTCCTCTTCGTCTCCGTGACGCTCCACGAGTTCGGCCACGCCCTCGTCGCGCGCCGACTCGGCGTGCCCGTGAGCGGCATCACGCTCCTGCCCATCGGCGGCGTGACCTCGATGGAGGAGGATCCGAAGACCCCCGGCCGGGAGCTCGCGATCGCGGCCGCGGGACCCCTCGTGAGCTTCGCCCTCGGCTTTCCCATCCTCGCCGTCGCGCTCGCGGGCCTCGTGCCGGAGGTGACGCCGGGCGCGACGCGGCTCGTGCAGAGCCTCGGATTCCTCAACGTCGTCCTCGGCGCCTTCAACCTCTTCGTCCCCGCCTTCCCGATGGACGGCGGCCGCGTCCTGCGCGCCCTCCTCGCGTTCCGCCTCCCCGCGCTCGCCGCGACCAAGTGGGCCGCCCGCGTGGGTCGGGTGTTCGCCTTCGCGATGGCGGGCGTCGGCTTCGTGACGTTCACGCAGGGCGGCTGGACGCTCCTCCTCATCGCGTTCCTCGTCTACGCGGGCGCGACCCAGGAGGAGTCGAGCATGCGCGCGAAGAGCACCCTCGGCGACCTCGAGGTCGACCGCATCATGACGCGCGAGGTCGCCCTCGCGCGCCCCGACGACCCCGTCCACCGGGCCCTCGACGTCATGTTCGAGACGCGCCACGTCGTCCTCCCCGTCGCGGACGACGGCCGGCCCGTGGGCGTCGTGGGCCTCCACGACCTCGCGAAGGTCACGCCCCTCGAGCGCGACGCGCTCCTCGTGCGCGACGTCATGCGCGCCGACTTCGCGAGCCTCCCCCTCCACGCGCCCGCCGCGGACGCGCTCCGCCTCATCTCGCGCGAGGGGAAGGAACCCGTCCTCGTCCTCGCCGAGGACGGCCATCTCGCGGGCCTCGTCTCGCGCACCGACCTCGTGCGCGCGATCGACATCCTCGAGGTCGACCGCACGGCCGGGCTCGGACCGAGCGTTTCATAG
- a CDS encoding Lrp/AsnC family transcriptional regulator, with protein MDDLDTAILRILKDNARESFVAMAQVLGTSEGTIRARVKRLQDEGIIRRFTIQTAGQNVKALIEVRIETNVNTATLSSQIATWEGVERVWEVTGEQDLLVMVDVPSTAALNDIIERIRQFKETQATRSRLILKEY; from the coding sequence GTGGACGACCTGGACACGGCGATCCTGCGCATCCTCAAGGACAACGCGCGCGAATCCTTCGTCGCGATGGCCCAGGTCCTCGGGACGAGCGAAGGGACCATCCGCGCGCGCGTCAAGCGCCTCCAGGACGAGGGCATCATCCGCCGCTTCACGATCCAGACGGCGGGCCAGAACGTGAAGGCCCTCATCGAGGTCCGAATCGAGACCAACGTCAACACGGCGACGCTCTCGTCCCAGATCGCGACATGGGAGGGCGTCGAGCGCGTGTGGGAAGTCACGGGCGAGCAGGACCTCCTCGTCATGGTCGACGTCCCGTCGACCGCGGCGCTCAACGACATCATCGAGCGCATCCGGCAGTTCAAGGAGACGCAGGCGACGCGCAGTCGCCTCATCCTCAAGGAGTATTGA